Proteins encoded by one window of Lycium barbarum isolate Lr01 chromosome 11, ASM1917538v2, whole genome shotgun sequence:
- the LOC132618098 gene encoding CRIB domain-containing protein RIC11-like, protein MATKVKGIYKFITSIFVVKERELEIGCPTDVKHVAHIGWEGPSGGAPTWMKAFKSGPEFAVTSISNSGSAISPWSSQGCGESARQLTTANMYKDMTTSDVPSPPIKHKRRKPKSTYSPKSSSPSTLRSSRATKRKAKSVEGNHKPAALEVS, encoded by the exons ATGGCAACCAAAGTGAAGGGGATTTACAAATTTATCACCAGTATTTTTG TTGTTAAGGAGAGGGAGTTGGAGATTGGATGTCCAACTGATGTTAAGCATGTAGCACATATTGGTTGGGAAGGTCCCTCTGGAGGTGCACCTACTTGG ATGAAAGCATTCAAGTCAGGGCCTGAATTTGCAGTAACTTCTATTAGTAACTCTGGTTCTGCTATTTCTCCATGGTCATCTCAAG GTTGTGGAGAGTCGGCGAGGCAACTAACAACAGCTAACATGTACAAAGACATGACAACTTCAGATGTTCCTAGTCCTCCTATAAAACATAAACGGAGGAAGCCTAAGTCGACATACTCTCCAAAGTCTAGCTCACCATCCACGTTGAGATCATCGCGAGCAACTAAACGCAAGGCTAAATCTGTTGAAGGAAATCACAAACCAGCAGCCCTAGAAGTTTCTTAA